A single region of the Sciurus carolinensis chromosome 16, mSciCar1.2, whole genome shotgun sequence genome encodes:
- the Mypop gene encoding myb-related transcription factor, partner of profilin, whose protein sequence is MASAAAGEAEETTRLRKPRFSFEENQILIREVRAHYPQLYGAQSRRVSVAERRRVWDGIAAKINGITSWKRTGQEVQKRWNDFKRRTKEKLARVPHSTQGAGPAAEDAFSAEEETIFAILGPGVAGPGAGAGPEEPPAAASSQPPASSQPPAPSACVQRYVLSEDRREDRRADTPAHSKGGSSSPEPWARPSCTPQEGGCPRSKERESPPPPALQTVQLPRLALSPPPSAPPPPPLPLAQVAPSSPSPPPPPRPPPAPSAADPSLDFLRAQQETANAIRELAGTLRQGLAKLSEALSALLPLLPGTPVDPLPPPPPPPTPPRPLLPPPAPKVEATPEPVSVVAAVVDGAVVAARGVIIAPRSEEGASRPTPAPLPPHDSPPHKRRKGFPSRKRRGRWKSP, encoded by the exons ATGGCCTCAGCGGCGGCGGGCGAAGCGGAGGAAACCACCCGGCTGCGCAAGCCGCGCTTCTCGTTCGAAGAGAACCAGATCCTGATCCGGGAGGTGCGCGCTCACTACCCGCAGCTCTACGGCGCGCAGAGCCGTCGGGTGAGCGTGGCGGAGCGGCGGCGCGTGTGGGACGGCATAGCCGCCAAGATCAACGGCATCACCAGTTGGAAGCGCACGGGCCAAGAGGTGCAGAAGCGCTGGAACGACTTCAAGCGCCGCACCAAGGAGAAGCTGGCCCGCGTGCCGCACTCCACGCAGGGCGCCGGGCCCGCCGCTGAGGACGCCTTCTCCGCGGAGGAGGAAACCATTTTTGCCATCCTGGGTCCCGGTGTGGCGGGACCAGGGGCTGGTGCCGGGCCAGAGGAGCCCCCTGCAGCCGCCTCCTCACAGCCACCCGCCTCCTCACAGCCGCCCGCCCCTAGCGCCTGTGTCCAACGCTATGTGTTGTCGGAGGACCGCAGGGAGGACCGACGGGCAG ATACACCAGCCCACAGCAAGGGGGGCTCCAGCAGCCCGGAGCCCTGGGCCCGGCCCTCCTGCACTCCCCAGGAAGGGGGCTGCCCACGGTCCAAGGAGCGTGAGTCCCCGCCCCCTCCGGCCCTGCAGACGGTGCAGCTGCCCCGCCTGGCCTTGTCTCCACCGCCCTCAGCCCCTCCACCGCCACCCCTGCCACTGGCCCAAGTGGCACCCTCATCTCCCAGCCCCCCGCCCCCTCCTCGGCCTCCTCCCGCGCCCTCAGCCGCAGACCCCTCCCTGGACTTCCTGCGGGCCCAGCAGGAGACTGCCAATGCCATCCGGGAGCTGGCTGGCACCCTTCGGCAGGGACTGGCCAAACTGAGCGAGGCCCTCAGCGCCCTGCTACCCCTTCTGCCAGGAACCCCAGTCGATCCGCTTcccccgccgccgcccccgcccaCACCTCCCAGGCCCTTGCTGCCCCCGCCTGCCCCCAAGGTGGAAGCAACCCCAGAACCCGTGTCTGTGGTGGCTGCTGTCGTGGATGGGGCTGTGGTGGCCGCCAGGGGAGTAATCATAGCCCCTAGGAGCGAGGAGGGGGCGTCCCGGCCGACCCCAGCCCCACTCCCTCCGCACGACTCCCCCCCACACAAGAGGAGGAAAGGCTTCCCTTCGCGGAAGAGGCGGGGCCGGTGGAAATCTCCGTGA